One genomic window of Carassius auratus strain Wakin chromosome 14, ASM336829v1, whole genome shotgun sequence includes the following:
- the LOC113114190 gene encoding E3 ubiquitin-protein ligase XIAP-like produces MFFHHRATMACSSQDGEIEADNAWSSMPNRVSSFQCFPRSEEFSAKRLARAGFYFTGQADRVCCFSCHASLEDWNKEDAPLKRHQQASPNCRFLSCAHGLRASDCTQSPVYDEEAEAMEFQLRTGAVVDQTIYPAVAHMKSEEARLNTFSDWPADAPVQPEDLAAAGMYYLGTNDKVKCFCCGQQLEGWEPGDEAWGEHAKHYPNCFFILGHDVGNVPLTTPSPRVNGQKASVETFEGRLESFRGRQHPIDPERLARAGFYSTGKQDHVLCFKCGGGLKGWSPDEDPWEEHARNYPGCSFLLAEKGREYVNSMQLRYPTGDHSHSRPSQNGFSSHEKEDPMTKLEKLQMEKLCKVCMDGDINIVLIPCGHLVTCQKCSEPLNKCPICCAAITQKIKTYSA; encoded by the exons ATGTTCTTTCATCACCGAG CAACAATGGCATGCTCAAGTCAAGATGGTGAAATAGAAGCTGATAATGCATGGTCATCCATGCCTAATCGCGTGAGTTCCTTCCAGTGCTTCCCTCGATCTGAAGAATTTTCAGCCAAGCGGCTGGCCCGGGCAGGCTTTTATTTCACAGGTCAGGCAGACAGGGTGTGCTGTTTTAGCTGCCATGCGTCATTGGAGGACTGGAACAAAGAGGACGCCCCACTGAAGAGACATCAGCAAGCATCTCCCAACTGCAGGTTCCTCAGCTGTGCTCATGGTTTGAGAGCCTCCGACTGCACTCAAAGCCCTGTTTATGACGAAGAGGCCGAAGCCATGGAGTTCCAGCTCCGCACCGGAGCGGTGGTGGATCAGACCATTTATCCCGCTGTGGCACACATGAAGAGTGAGGAAGCTCGGCTGAATACTTTCAGTGATTGGCCTGCAGATGCTCCGGTTCAGCCTGAAGACCTGGCAGCAGCAGGGATGTATTACTTAGGAACAAATGACAAAGTGAAATGCTTTTGCTGTGGGCAACAGCTGGAAGGATGGGAGCCAGGAGATGAAGCCTGGGGTGAACATGCAAAGCACTATCCAAACTGCTTCTTCATCTTGGGCCACGATGTGGGCAATGTGCCGCTGACAACACCTAGTCCCAGGGTAAATGGACAGAAAGCCTCTGTGGAGACTTTTGAGGGGCGTCTTGAAAGCTTCAGAGGTAGACAGCATCCCATAGACCCTGAGAGACTGGCCAGAGCTGGTTTCTACAGCACAG GAAAACAGGACCATGTGCTCTGCTTCAAATGTGGAGGAGGACTGAAGGGGTGGAGTCCTGATGAAGACCCTTGGGAAGAGCATGCAAGGAACTATCCAGG CTGCAGTTTCCTTCTGGCAGAAAAAGGAAGAGAATATGTCAACAGCATGCAGCTGAGATATCCAACAGGAGACCATTCTCATTCA AGACCGAGTCAGAATGGTTTTTCAAGTCACGAGAAAG AGGACCCCATGACGAAACTTGAGAAACTCCAGATGGAGAAACTCTGTAAAGTCTGCATGGACGGTGACATTAACATCGTCTTGATTCCCTGTGGACACCTGGTCACCTGTCAGAAATGCTCTGAACCCCTGAACAAGTGTCCCATCTGCTGTGCCGCCATCACGCAGAAGATCAAGACCTACAGTGCCTAA